In Nerophis lumbriciformis linkage group LG01, RoL_Nlum_v2.1, whole genome shotgun sequence, the genomic stretch ttggttatttatgcctcatataacactagggatgatgtttgataagaaattatccagttcgagcccattatcgaatcctcttaacgaaccgattccttatcgattctcttaggttgttgtatatggaaaaaaacacaatatttgatttaactcacttttattttataagaaaaaaataaaataaataaataaatattgactgttaccccccccccccaaaaaataaaataaatacatattgactgttgttacccaaagtatattaagtgggatttttccagaaaaactaatatatacagtaacacaaaaacaacctgtctctctgatcactataggtgaatagccatgccttgaggcgttttttttccggtccattatttttgctgcttgtgtgacatcacaggaaatgacgtagctcagtccaatgactgagctacgtcatttccatttcttgtgggacgggattcgttcccagggattcaaataaagaaccaactctttttctttactatagtggcctcgataacggaaaccggttctcaaaaagggatttgagtccatggaatcggttcttttcttatcaaacaaccgggggaaccggtttcgaacatcacccctacatataacgtacacttattcagcctgttcactatttatttatattgaattgcctttcaaatgtctattcttagtgatggattttatcaaataaatttcccccaaaaatgcgacttaaactccagtgcgacgtgtatgtttttttccttctttattatacattttcggccggtgcgacttatagtccgaaaaatacggtaactgtaatTATCGTTACCTGGATTCATGAAGGCCCAGCATTTATCAAAGCGGGCCGCTATTTGGGAAAGCCGTTTAATCTCAGAATGCTTGTGAAGTAATCATTGAAAAGCACGACTCAACTTGTGTAAAAGTGCTGACCTGGTAAAGTTTGAAATGAAGCCCAACATGTTGTATTGGTGCGCCGTTAAGTCACCTCCACAGCATCGGCAAAGTCCACCTTCAAAGCCATCCTTGTATTTGAAAGAAAACGCCTAAATGGTGACTCCTTTTAGTGCAGCCTAACCTCAAATTGCAGCTGTGCATCCAAAATGTCGATTCGTTTCTACATCGCATCTTGTCGCCTTTGATATGCACTAACTGCTGGAAGTCCACCCAGGGGTCCACCTCGTCCCAGACCGGTGCGGGACAACGAGGAGGACAAGGAGAATCAGGGCGGCGAAGGGGGTCAGAACCAGCAGCCCCGCCAGCGGCGCTATCGCCGAAACGTCAACTACCGCCGCAGACCACGCCCACCGACTGGCAGCGACGGCAAACCCGGCCAGGACACCAAGGAGGCCAAGGCAGGAGGCGACGCCTCTGTAGAGAAAACGTCCGCTCCCGAGGCCCAGCAGGGTGGGACTGAGTAGGAAACAACCTGTCTGCCGGCACCTACCATCTTTTACCATCGTCCGGGTGAGTCCTGACCCAGCATTGAAGCACATTCACAGAAAGAAAAACGATGAGTCGGCAGGTGGTGGACTAAAATTCCACCTTTTTTCCTCCCCAGTTTTTTTTGTCAACAAGAAGAAACATCAAAGATCTGAGCAATAAAGATTTGACTTGACGACCGTCACAAGCTTGCACCATGCATTTGACCAGATTACCACTGATTGCCTGCAGGATCTATGCAGACTtgttcttttccttctttttatgTGACAGTTCCAAAACATTTTGGGGAAACGACACGTTTTTCTAAATCTGTCCTAAGTTTTTACACCAAATGGTTTTTCAAGAAAAAATAAATTTGATATTTGGTCAGTTTGAcgtttttaaataactttttatgTACACAAACGTTTTAACAAAATGCAAGctcaaataaaagttaaaaaaccaAGCACACTAGAGTGATTTATTTCCGAGTAAAACGTTAGTAGTTGCAAGAGTACACATAGTTGACATCTGTTCTATTAGACATGCCTCACTTATCTTCATCCTACACCATCTTCAAGCCATAAGATTCAAGTGTAGAAGATGCACTGAAATTTATCCTTAAGTACACTACATtgatttttaaatacatgttttctTTACCATAGGAGGCAGCAACTACATGTTAATGCTGTCCAAGTGGTACACTGATGAACAATCCTGTTGCACACTTGATCCTCATGAATGCAATATTTTTAATCAGTTGGCATGTCCTCGCATATTCAACTTTACATCATTGTCACCTTCGTGGGTCCTGTTCCAGTGTACAAGGTAAAGTCCGTGCTtggatgagtttggtgtggaagaagttCATTTTAGGACATCTTACCTCCCAAAAGTTCTTCTGGATGCAGAATGCCATGTCTTTTAATATGATTCCATCCTGGTCTGAATTGTCTTAAGTGTCATCGCAATGTCCGACTCTCATACGTTGGTCTCTTTGCGGAGACGCTTCATCCTCTGCATGTTGTCCTCGATGGCGGCGGGGTCTGTGATCTCTGTGGCGCAGCTGGCAGGAAACCAGCCTCTCTCGCCGTCTCTCATCCTCTCCCCGTAGCACCAGCCTAGTGAGAGCAGAGAGTGTTCCAGCATGTGGGGTGTATGATGACCAATGGAGCCTCACCTTCCTCCACTCTTTGGACAATAACAAGCTCCGCCTGCTGCAGTCCAACTTCGTCTGGCTCCTTGGGCATGTAGGCTTTTGTGGCCTCGTACTGCGGGAGGAGACCTGGAGCACACAGTCCCATCATGATGGATTACACCCCTCTGCATGTCTTTGCATACTGATCCCACAGCAGCGGCTATGTGAACCACTACACTACCAACAGCTGCCAAtgtaatggttaaaaaaaaaaaaacaggctctttgctgtccatccatccatccattttctaccgcttgtcccttttgggagcctatctcagctggaaggcggggtacaccctggacaagtcgctacctcatctcatcacagggccaacacagatagacagacaacattcacacactagatcagtggttcttaaccttgttggaggtaccgaaccccaccagtttcatatgcgccttcaccgaacccttctttagtgaaaaataaaatgtttttgttttttttttcaaattcaagaccgagttatatgtttttggtaacactttagtatcgggaacatattctaagtaataaagacttaatttagagttatttggtcagggttagagggttagggttataataaggccatgccgaataaggcattaataagtacttaatgactagttaagagccaatatgttactaatttgcatgttaataagcaactaccgtatttttcggagtatatgtcgcacctgccgaaaatgcattataaagaaggaaaaaaaaacataggtcacactggagcccggccaaactatgaaaaaaactgcgacttatagtccgaaaaatacggtaattaatggtgaatatgttccccatactaaagtgttaccatgttttattactggtgcataaaatgaaccgtgcatgaacatcaccttgttcaaacaacaaaaccaacacagtgcataaactcacaacaaatgacacacctgcaaaccagtcagctgttgccgtatccgtaatacgccgatagggagaagtttgtatttacacgatgagtcaggtgtgtcttgacctcctctgaacccgactcaccgaacccctagggttcgatcgaacccaggttaagaaccactgttctagagccaatttagtgttgcatgtctttggaggggggaggaagccggagtacccggagggaacccacgcagtcacggggagaacatgcaaactccacccagAAAGATCACGAGCCCAGGATTGACCCCAAGACCTTCATActgtgaggcacatgtactaacccctgttccaccgtgctgtttGCTGTCATGAaagaaaaagtaccgtatttttcggactataagtcgcagttttttttcatagtttggccggggggtgccacttatactcaggagcgacttatttgtgaaattattaacacattaccgtaaaatatcaaataatattatttagctcattcacgtaagagactagacgtataagatttcatgggatttagcgattaggagtgacagattgtttggtaaacgtatagcatgttctatatgttatagttatttgaatgactcttaccataatatgttacgttaacataccaggcacattctcagttggttatttatgcctcatataacgtacacttattcagcctgttgttcactattctttatttattttaaattgcctttcaaatgtctattcttggtgttgggttttttcaaataaatttcccccaaaaatgcgacttatactccagtgcgacttatatatgttttctttccttctttattatgcattttcggccggtgcggcttatactgcggtgcgacttatagtccgaaaaatactgtaggtATGGTGGATTTTGTTAGGCCGAAACCTAAAAACTGGGACGTATACAAAACTGAATAAAATGCCATTTaacaattaacagcaataaatattaaataaaagtcatgAATTATATAAATGTTAAGGCAAAAATATTTGGGCCAGAAAATTAATAATTCAATACATAATTTACATTTGAGTccataattatattaataatttatcattttttctcatattttaattatttaattgtaCGGCGtagtgcggttgggagagtggccgtgccagaaaccagagggttcctggttcgatccccagcttctaccaacctcgtcacgtccgttgtgtccttgggcaagacacttcacccttgctcctgatgggtcgtggttagggccttgcatggcagctcccgccatcagtgtgtgaatgggtgaatgtggaaataatgtcaaagcgctttgagtaccttgaaggtagaaaagtgctgtacaagtataacccatttaccattttgggGTTTATTTCATTTTGGCGCTTTGATAGCTTAGTCCATAAGGATTTGGGTTTCAGGACCAGAAGATCCAGTTTTGTGTACCACTGAATAAAATCAATAGCTTGTAGTTGTTGGAGTGATAAACTACAGTGTCAGTTATAATTAGTGTAAGAATACAACAAAAACTGTCAGCAATCACAAACATTGTATGCATGCTTTTGTCTAGGATAGTGCATTCAAAATCTGAGTAATGTCTGAGGGTCAAAAGGGCCTCTAGTTTGCTCCAAAACACTATACAAACTAGAATGAAGGGGAAAAACCTGCTAAAAGTGAAAATATGCAGCTCTAAATTGCATGATCGAAACAGAATATTGATTAAATGGATCTTTCTCCACATGACGCTCAACACTTACCATCTTTACAAGAGAAAAGTTGCGTCTGCTTGTGTTCTGTCAGAGCGACTATCCAGCGGGCTCGGTCCAACCTTGGTGAAAAGAAAAATGCACAAGCTTGGTAATTCGACTGTAGACAGCAGGGGGCGCCACATGCACACAATCTATgcaaatgtataaaataatagcAGCACCACAAACCTACCTGGCCATTCAATTCTGTACTTAGTCTAATTATAAGGGTGTTTATTTTTCCACTCAGAGTGTGGCGTAGTACCTGGACTCGGCCACCAGGGTGGTGCCTTCGCTGTTCTTGCTCATGAGCAGCTTGAAGGACAAATGCTGGTTGGCACTGTTCTTGCCAGGCGGTGATGTCTGACCGTCTGTTTGCTCGCCCACCTTCACCTCCACGTTCTCCAGAGTGGCGTAGTCCATCACCACGAAGCTCTCCTCGCTGCAGGGAGAACATTTGAAGAGTTAACTTGAGCCCAGTGTTGACTTTTTTCACGAGCACGTTGTGGGCGGAGACTCCCTTCTTTCTTTTTGCTTTCTCCCTAACTCAAAACAGAAATCTGCAGAATAAAAGAATGCCGAGTATGTGAGGAGCACATCCGTGTTTTTCCACTCTGTCGCCTCAACGTGCTTCTCACAGTCCACAGGAAATGACCAACAGAAGCCCATCAATTTCCTGATCATTTCTCTGTATTAAatatcaaacttgttttcatttggAGAAGTCTCTTGGGTAGTAAAACAACGTTCTATTTACTTGTGtgcgtctttaaaggggaacattatcaccagacctatgtaagcgtcaatatataccttgatgttgcagaaaaaagaccatatatttttttaaccgatttccgaactctaaatgggtgaattttggcgaattaaacgcctttctaatattcgctctcggagcgatgacgtcacaacgtgacgtcacatcaggaagcactCCGcctttttctcaaacacattacaaacaccgagtcaaatcagctctgttattttccgttttttcgactgttttccgtaccttggagacatcatgcctcgtcggtgtgttgtcggagggtgtaacaacacgaacagggacggattcaagttgcaccagtggcccaaagatgcgaaagtggcaagaaattggacgtttgttccgcacactttaccgacgaaagctatgctacgacagagatggcaagaatgtgtggatatcctgcgacactcaaagcagatgcatttccaacgataaagtcaaagaaatctgccgccagatccccattgaatctgccggagtgtgtgagcaattcagggacaaaggacctcggtagcatggcaagcaatggcggcagtttgttcccgcagacgagcgagctaaacccctctggatgtcttggctcacaccgtcccttatgccaccgaagatgatcaagagaagaatatcgaccctagcttccctggcctgctgacatgagtgtatgtctccagaatatattaattgatgaaaattgggctgtctgcactctcaaagtgcatgttgttgccaaatgtattccatatgctgtaaacctagttcatagttgttagtttcctttaatgccaaacaaacacataccaatcgttggttagaaggcgatcgccgaattcgtcattgttttctcccgtgtcgctggctgtcgtgttttcgtcggtttcgcttgcatacggtttaaaccgatatggctcaatagcttcagtttcttcttcaatttcgttttcgctacctgcctccacactacaaccatccgtttcaatacatgcgtaatctgttgaatcgcttaagccgctgaaatccgagtctgaatccgagctaatgtcgctatagcttgctgttctttccgccatgtttgtttgtgttggcatcactatgtgacgtcacaggaaaatggacgggtgtttataacgatggttaaaatcaggcactttgaagctttttttttagggatattgcgtgatgggtaaaattttgaaaaaaacttcgaaaaatataataagccactgggaactgatttttaatggttttaaccattctgaaattgtgataatgttcccctttaacagcacAACAATCATTGGCATtgcttatattattattactatttaaaaCTTTTCTAAAAATGCACTTTTACCACAGAAAATCTGCaatcatgaatcaagtttaaatgctCCTAATGCACTGTGCCCACAGCTGTGAACAATTAAAATCACATGATTTCAAATGAAGTCGTACTGCAATTACTGCACTTGCAGGtgagtttgttttattttatattttaattatttcgtgattttttttaaaaccttttttttttttcttacctcAAAACCTTATACTGTACCTTAAAACATTGTAATTTGTTTATCTTCAGAGTTGCAGTGAGGTTAAAAAGTAAGCTATTAACAGGATTTTGTTTTTATAAACAatgtattttataaatttttttaaatatagataCATGTTCTTATATCTCTAAAGTTGCAATGGCGTTGAAAAAAGGCAATTCAAATACATTTTCCAGTAGGTTTAATATTCGTAATATTGTTTACAGCACatatataaaagttgtaatttattTAATACAGTACTAATGTAAATACATGTGCTGATATCTTTAGAGTTGCAAAGGTTTGTAAATAAGTTATTTACTGGTTTACAAGTTAAGGTTTATTTTATattactattttttaaatgtatttcaaatcattttgtcatattttttgtgttgcaatggagttgacattttttttttttgtagaattaTTTTATTTCAATTTGTATTACTGCAATCTCCAATCTATACACTACTACTTTCTCCCCACGCTGTGAACCCTGAACTTTATACAAtactgcagctaatttatggatttttcaggGTACACAGGCCGATAAATTGAGTCTTgtcacattaaataaaaaaaactcacacGACCCTTCATTCAGCCATCAAGAAAGgtatggactcaccctcatcatgGAGAAGAATCGACAAAATGCACAAGACGTAGCCCCAAAGCCAAAGAAGCTTGACCCAACCATTGAAAAAGGAAAAATCAGATGCACGGAACAAAAAAACGcttgtgtaaatatttcatgtttcaatgagTACACTTGCAGCTTGtataaaatgtatacaaatattaAGGTGCGTTCTACAGCCTGGAAATTTCAGTATACCTATTTTAGTTCTAATTACTTTAAGCGGAATGTATTTACAATTGCAATGGAGATTTAAAACGAGATATTTCCTGGTTTTGCATGAGCCGgtcaccacaaaaaaaaaaaaagagacctataCCTTTTCTTCTTGGTGACGATGAGGACGTCGTTAAACAGGAACAGGTAGTTGGTCTTGTTGCTGAACGCTTTCCAGATGCTCAGCTCTTCAGCGCCGACGGCCAGCTCGCCGCGTTTCTTCAGCCAGCGTGACGACGACACCAGCGGGAACGGCTGTTAACGACACCCGGGGTCATGTATCTGCGCATGTGCGAGCTTGGTGATGTTTCAGCCACTTGTTGCCAGGCAGAGTTCTACTGTATCGCAAATAAGCAACACCTAACCTTGATTTTACCAAACTCCATTTGTTTCTGGATGGTGTACATCTGTTCCGTCCTCTCCATCCTCCGAGCGCCGTCGTTACAGCTGCTCACCAACTGTCGAGGTGAGCAGTAACAAAACAGTTAGCACATGTCAGGCTGCAGACTTCCAGCCATTGAGGGTCTTCTTGCTACCTTGCTGATGGCGTGCAGCGCCCAGACGGCGGCAAAGTACTCTGCTGCCTTGTCGGGAGTCTTCTGGCAAATAGTCtacagggttaaaaaaaaaaagaagagaacatGCAGCTTTGTGCAGTAAATGTTGCTTAAAATGGTATAATGGCACTGCCAGAAGTTGCACATTTTTATCTTTCTTTAAAAAGCTGATTGGATCAAGTGTTATGTTAAAGGTTGCCGTGGTAACGGAGAGGTCAAACTGACATCTAGCAGCAGAGGCAGTCTGGTAACCCGCTGCATGGGGAGGATGAGAAAAGAGATCATAGGCAGGCCTCCGCATTCGCTGCTCCCTTCGATTTGTTTCAGggtgtccttgaacgcaccgttgcTGGTCCTGGGAGACAGCGGAGGAGGACAGTTTAGGGCGACGTGTAAGCGCACTTTCAGGCGGCCGACTCACAGGAGCTTCTGCAGCGTCCTCTGCTGGAAGGTCTCGTTGGAGCAGTAGACGATGTAGGGCTCAAAGTGGTGGGCGGCGTGGTTCTGAACAATGTCGCTAATGTCCCGGATCACCGGGTTGTCGGAGTGACGTCGCTCCAGGTCCTCAAAAAAGCTGGAATGAAAGAGAGGGCGGGAGGTTGGTCATGATCGTGACTGATTAGCTCGGCACAACTGTGGAGGAGTAAGTGTGCAATGTTTGTGTGcatatttccatccattttctgccgcttgtcccctttgaagtcgcgggggtgctggagccaaatcccagctgcattcgggcggaaggcggtgtacaccctggacaagtcgccacctcatcacagggccaacacagatagacaacattcacacactagggcccatttagtgttgccaatcaacctatccccaggtgcatgtctttggaggggggaggaagccggagtacccggagggaacccacgcagtcacggggagaacatgcaaactccacacagaaagaccccgagcccggggatcgaacccaggaccttcgtattgtgaggcacatgcactaaccagcGCTGccctatctgtcaatataaaagtcaaaataatatttgatgttatagccttttttgtcaaagaaaacccaatTTCTTatgacaaaatgtgcaatatttacccaaaaatatttcaaagtggaagatTACATATTATTACAtgattattattaaataggtcaattattcataacacAATTTGTTTGTAATCAGTATTTGTTTTTGagcacagttaaaaaaaaaatcccactaaaattatgagtgttaaaaatatttgttttactttttttctttcaacacttaaatctccagaTAAACCAGATCTATCCgtagtttttatacattttttatgttttttagtgtTATTTTACTTGTTACTTTATTAAGGCTAAATGCTGAGGGACTCTAAAGAAGTACAACAATCAGCTATGACAAGTTGAGCTACAAACCGGCAAACCTTGCCTTAGGGTTGCGCGatataaacaatataaatgatatacattttgccaatctgtgttgggcctgcgatgaggtggcgacttgtccagggttcaccctgcctaccgcccgaatgcagctgagataggcaccagcatcccccgcgaccccgaaagggacaagcggtagaaaatggatggatggatggatggatacattttgCCAACGATAGTGTTTTATACTATcgttatattgtgataatgcatgttgatgaaacATTCTTGCcgtgtcctgcaaatttgacagcgacgagCAAATGTAGCATTCATGCAAGCGGCTAACATCCCTCCAGAGTGCAGCATAGCCACTTTTTAAGTCACTAACGCTCGCCTAAATAGCGGCATATAAACTATATTTCTTAAAagaaggacaaggaatagctaaccaTGCTCTACCACACACCTTtggaggatatgctaaccgcaAGCTGGAGCCTAAAAGTGggcagatcgatacaaatatggacaataacgataccaagtatattATCATTACATGGTCAATAGTAGAGTAGTTAGatgggtactttttttttttttttaataaaaaaaatattttgtcgcATTTGTTATTGTTGACAAACTCGGGacataagtccctggacacaggaagaTTTTAATGTCTAAAAAGCTTCCATCTATCCaaccatctttttccgcttatccgagatcgggtcgcgggggcagcagcctaaacagagaagcccagactttcctttccccagccacttcgtccagctcctcccgggccgatcctgaggcattcccaggccagctgggagacatattctccccaacgtgtcctgggtcttccccatggcctcctgctGGTTGGACTACTCCctagggggcatcctgaccagatgcccaaaccacctcatttggcttctctcgatgtggaggagcagcggctttactctgagctcctcacgAATGACAGAGATTTTCCCCCTATCTCTAAAGgtagagccccgctacccggcggaggaattgcattttggccgcttgcacccgtgaccttgtcctttcggtcataacccaaagctcatgaccataggtaaggatagtgacgt encodes the following:
- the arhgef16 gene encoding rho guanine nucleotide exchange factor 16, which codes for MSHTDRCAGDQTRIIQGSEFSTVLHISEPGEDCCQSQSSPAFQPEATPIQDDKTDRLVVPQRLILSTQSAAALKLGTEQLIPKNLATASRTKNRHHTTVVTFPVGLEKSSNGARTRHSTQGSNVTWEDYDSDGDGFSLRRNRRNKSYRAAVTSLDIEAMARGKMAANTLKPLKEGRASSPGPTRSPGRKRTLGRRRNRTHRGSFKDATPRLYQEIRERGLHSTNQDELLDDFVVVEPPVEDQNIVVKSYRPAQLTWSQLPQVKDNDILSMISPQERKRQEAIFEIITSEHSYLHSLGILVRHFKESDALKRTMTTTEHHHLFSNISVIHQVSKRFFEDLERRHSDNPVIRDISDIVQNHAAHHFEPYIVYCSNETFQQRTLQKLLTSNGAFKDTLKQIEGSSECGGLPMISFLILPMQRVTRLPLLLDTICQKTPDKAAEYFAAVWALHAISKLVSSCNDGARRMERTEQMYTIQKQMEFGKIKPFPLVSSSRWLKKRGELAVGAEELSIWKAFSNKTNYLFLFNDVLIVTKKKSEESFVVMDYATLENVEVKVGEQTDGQTSPPGKNSANQHLSFKLLMSKNSEGTTLVAESRLDRARWIVALTEHKQTQLFSCKDGLLPQYEATKAYMPKEPDEVGLQQAELVIVQRVEEGWCYGERMRDGERGWFPASCATEITDPAAIEDNMQRMKRLRKETNV